The sequence GAGAACCATAAAAGTACTATCCATGCTGGTTCCAAACACAATAAGGAAATATATGATCACAATATTTCCTGCTAAACCAACTGTTAGCGTCATAGTCATCTGTAACTCGTAGGTCGCTACTAGTTTCTTACTTAGCATCAAAAGCCGTTGGTACAACGAGAGAAGTTCGCGAATTCTTGAGGAGTTTGTCAAGGGATTTTTATTAAGTTGGTCGGCTAGTTCTTCGAGTTGACCATTGATTGTCCAAACATAGCGATAGATAAAAAGGACTATAGTATAATATTGTATGCTGATAAGACTCATGCCCAACTGTATCAAACAAGTGATGATTATTTGGATTGTGTATGGTCTATTTCCAGGCAATCCGTAATTCAATATAAACAGGGATACTAATTGCCCCATCAAAGTTATAGACTTTTGTATTACATAACGGTTAAATTTTGGGCAGTTACTTTTCGTCAGACCATCAAAGTCCTGGTACTCAAGAGTTAAAAGTTCATTGGCAATCTCCTGAACTTTTTTTGCTTCcccaaaaattcataaaatacATCACGACGGTTGAGAAGATGTCCATTATTCCAGTACACTCGTATATCATGTTTAGGACAGGACTTTGTTCAAGGACTTCCAGGGACTTTCTCTGACTTTCGTAGAAAACCATCACGCTCAGGAGAAAACAATTCACTGCTATGCCATAGAATAGCAGCCATCGAGACCGCTTTAACTGAAATTTTCGTGAAAGTAAAGTGAAGGGTAAAAGTCCAAATAGTACGGATCCATATAGAACTGCCTTCAAGATTAACCAAGCCAAACGGCGAAAAAATTCGCGACGTAAACCCGACATTTCAAACTCCGAGTGAAAAGCAAAATGGTGAAATCAATTGAGCAAATGTAAACAAACGCATACAAACTAATTAGTCACTAAATGAAGTGCTGATAGACAATGTAGTCAACCATCTATATAAACCTTTTTAGAGTAATTAATACGCTGATGAAATATCGATTTAAAACCAAACAATAATGTCGGAAATATCCTTACAAATTACAAATGGGGTAccaataatttgtaagggTGAATAAGTAGGATTGCTGTGCCAACAATCAAATTAATAACCCTAACAAGGAAATGAAAACGACATTTTAAATAAGGTATATTTAATATCcgttaaaagaaaatattcatAGCTTTGTTCAAAATTAGGTCCTGTCAATCTCTTCAATCAATctgatttgaattttaaattcatGTAATCGAATTGCACCAAGAAATGTACATATAAAATGTTGGTGATAATCATGTGGAAGCCCATCTCGTAGTTAATGTCGAATAAACCAAGGTGGCGAATTCTCAGCCTACGGTGACTGCAGAAAAATGTGAACTCAGCTATCTGAGGGAAAATAAAAGATTAGAATATTATTCTGAAAGATATACCCACTTACTCTTTTTTCTAGTTCCTTGTCCATACCTTCAATGTCGTTGAATAACTTCAAGATCATGGAGGTTTTTTGTCCCGTACTCTCGGCCAAATCACAAGAGGCGATGCCCAGCCAAAGATCCCAAAAGTTGATGATGAGGGCTTGAGGAAAAAGCAGAATCATCACTACCAGCGAGAATCTTTTGATGTTGATCCAACAAATGACCAGGACATGTCCCACAATAATGTTGGCCGACAACAGGGTGGCCATAAAAAATGTAACCTGGATGTCGTAAATGGCGGCCAGGCGGGAGTTTATATCCAAAAGGCGACCATAAAGCCAAAGGAGCTTTTGGATTCGCTCAGGATCCACTATTTCACCTCTCTTCAGTTTACTGGCCATATCCAAGAGTTGTCCATTGATAATCCATACAAATCGATAAATATATATCACTGCCAGGTGAAAGTGCATTATCACCATTAAAACCTCCAGCTGAACAATGTAGATGCACACTGCCTCATGAAAAACCACTTTGCTATCCGGTATTCCAAAGTAAATCACCAAAGAGGAACCAATCTCCATGATTACCACCAGACCCTTTTCGATCACATACCTATCGAATTGACGACATTCTCCGAGGATGAGCTTACTAAAGTGACGGTCCTCTAGCATCAGGAGTTCATTCAGAGCAGCAAGTAATTCCTTTGAATTCCAGAAGGTTTGCCAATGAGTTATTATTGTGGTTATTAAGCTTATAACCTCCACGAGTTCCTCGACCTCTTTTACCAAGGGATTCCGCTCAAAGACTTCCACTTTAACGGAATTGTGATCATCAGTAGATGGCAGCAAGGCCAAAACCATCAGACTTATGTTTAAAACCAAACCATAAGCCAAAAGCCACTTGGAACGATGCAGTTTCCTTTTCCTCAAGTCAAATGTGAATGGAAATAGTCCGAGGACCCAGGATACGTACAACGTTGCTTTCAGGGTGAAATGGGCCAACCTCTGGCGAATGCGATGGACGCGTTTCGGTTGTAACATTATTGAAGTTCAACTGGGAGTAGTTTGTGAAACGGAAATTACCCACCGGAGCCAAAGGAACATTGGGTGGCGAAGGGTTGATAGGAAAATGATGGTCAACCAGATAAGCAAATTAATTATTCGAAACTATTGGTCAAGGGATTGGACTTTGCCTTTTTAGGCGTGAGCAGTAGGACACATTAATTAGAATTAATACGATAAATCTGTAGATTTACTAGAGCATTTTCAGACATttagaatttaattaaattaaattaagctATGACTAAATGAATTATTGCTGGCGAAAATGGATAACTGGCTAATCGTCAACGATGAATACCTGTTTGACATTTTGCTAACCGGACATCCTCTTTTTACTGTTCCTTATTGGCTGCAACAAACTTTCGAATGGTTAAACTTGTTTTCCCAATCCGCCTGCAGTTTCTGACACTGTTGCAAAGTTAACGCTTTTCCAACTACCTTTTACTTTGGCAGTTATGTTAGCTAGAAAACTTTTAGCAGCTGTCACCTGAACTTCCATTATTTTCCCTTTTCATTACTGGTGTTTTTTGGCAccttttaaaaactttttcagGCAGAATGCAAGTGACAATAGCCTCTGGCCATTTTATAAGAAGATCAGAGTGCTTAATTCGAGTAatccgagaagatgaataAAGTCAAAAATTAATCTCTGCGCAATCatatttcaattaatttgaAAGCACATTTCCATCGAAATAACTTGTACATTTTTAAGCAGATTTATTCCATTATCAAACCGCATTTTCATAACAATTGAGAGCAGCTGAGCAGCCTTACTGGGTTGTCCTTTGTGGGTCCTTTGGGGACCTTCGCTACACAGCTTGCAATTAGAATTAGTTAGGCATTTCTCGACACAACTCTagtttgaatttttaattgctGACCACAGCAAACAGTCGGGTAGTAAATAGAGGGCAACAATGCCGAGGGACGAGGATCCTTTCAGGTGTTTGGACATCCTGCAGCTCATCCAATTTGCATGGCTAAACGAGTCTGCTTTGTTTTCGTAAGGGAGAGCGACTTTAACCATTTGCAGTTCGAGCTTAATTAAACACAAAATGGTCCGCAATTGTGGAATGTCGTTTCCCTTGAATGAACTCCTCATCCTTTCGGATGGCTGTGAGAAACCGCAGAACGATTGCAGTAGGATAGGAGGCAAGGACATCATTGTGGTGAAAGCTTACTGCAGAACCCCATCTGAATTCTAGGACAGCTACTTGCTTACCCGTCTATTCTTCAGCGCTGATTAAACGCGGAATTAAAGCATCAAAGGCACGATTCTGTTCCCTTTCTTGGCTCAACTCATGACCTTCCCACTTTCCCGGAAATGTGCGtgatttcattaaaaataagGCGCCAGGGAACAACACCTCCAAAGgcgaaaacggaaaagttatCCGACGTTGCGCATACGCCACGTGAGCCGCCTTCGAGGTTGTCGCCTGCAATTAGGCAACGCCACTCGCATTTTTAGCCAACTGGCATAATTAGAGGCCTAAAGGATTCCCTTTGCCAAGTTCAAACGGAGCTTAAATATATCCTGCCAAAAGGGGCTTTCTAAAGTAAACAGGAAGGGGCAGTTGAAGAATAAACCAGAATGAGTTAATTAGACAAATTACATTAGAAGTGGTTGAGAGAGGATAAAAAGTGGACGTGACGGGGTAGAATCCCTGTTTTAACACGAttctttcttctttctttACCATCCAATTTTccatttttggttttggtaAGACATTAGCTAAGTGATTCGGAGCTTATAATGCGCCATGACCCTGGATCTTTTACATTTATTTGTAATGCCTTAAAACGAAGGAAAACGTTATGAAAATGTCGTTCCTTTAACCTTTTCTTGGGATTATTGGAAATGTTTTCTCCCATTGCTGTCGTGTCTTGTTTGGCCATTATCCTGACTGCCTTTCGTGTCTGCTGATATCCTTGGCCATGTTGTTGTTATCCTTATTTCTCTGATGGGGCAAAGTTTAATGTTTCACTTGGAAAAGGATTCGCGTTGCCTGCGGGAAAACTTTGCTCGCAAGTCGTTAAAATCAAATGGATATTGTCCCGAAGGGGAGAAGGGAATAAAAATCTCAGTTCCGAGAGTTAGGTATGCAAACTAAGGGCTCCCTCCACCCTCTCTCAATTCTCCATAACCCCCAGTTAACTTCTCATGATTTCAAGGCGATCAAATCTCATTTCGAATGCAATCGGTGCACCAATTTAGCACATCAAAGGAAAACAAACAGCCACGCC is a genomic window of Drosophila suzukii chromosome 2L, CBGP_Dsuzu_IsoJpt1.0, whole genome shotgun sequence containing:
- the Gr22a gene encoding putative gustatory receptor 22a → MLQPKRVHRIRQRLAHFTLKATLYVSWVLGLFPFTFDLRKRKLHRSKWLLAYGLVLNISLMVLALLPSTDDHNSVKVEVFERNPLVKEVEELVEVISLITTIITHWQTFWNSKELLAALNELLMLEDRHFSKLILGECRQFDRYVIEKGLVVIMEIGSSLVIYFGIPDSKVVFHEAVCIYIVQLEVLMVIMHFHLAVIYIYRFVWIINGQLLDMASKLKRGEIVDPERIQKLLWLYGRLLDINSRLAAIYDIQVTFFMATLLSANIIVGHVLVICWINIKRFSLVVMILLFPQALIINFWDLWLGIASCDLAESTGQKTSMILKLFNDIEGMDKELEKRVTEFTFFCSHRRLRIRHLGLFDINYEMGFHMIITNILYVHFLVQFDYMNLKFKSD